The proteins below come from a single Streptomyces sp. M92 genomic window:
- a CDS encoding hemolysin family protein → MTSPLLLLAAAFVLILANGFFVAAEFGLVTVERPDAEQAAADGDRRARRVVESLKELSFQLSGTQLGITITSLVVGMLAEPALARLLDAPFTAIGVPDGAVPGVAVVVGMLLASAVQMVVGELVPKNWAVSRPLQVARFVAGPQHAFARLFHPVIASLNAVANRLVRTLGVEPAEELASARTPDELVSLARHSARAGALEQDTADLFVRTLSLGELTAQHVMTPRVKVSALHSSATAEDVVNLTRATGLSRFPVYREKIDEIVGMVHLKDALAVPAHDRLRTPAGRIAQPALLVPETLPVRPLLTRLRSEQPIAVVVDEYGGTAGVVTLEDIVEELVGEVRDEHDGLDAPELAAAPPEDGRPAWDVDGSCRVDALRRIGLDAPEGPYETAAGLVADLLGRIPAVGDRAELPGWRLCVRRVGHYRAERIRLVRTAPVSVPEAAR, encoded by the coding sequence ATGACCAGCCCCCTGCTGCTCCTGGCAGCCGCCTTCGTGCTCATCCTCGCCAACGGCTTCTTCGTCGCCGCCGAGTTCGGCCTGGTGACCGTCGAACGCCCCGACGCCGAACAGGCCGCCGCCGACGGCGACCGGCGCGCCCGCCGGGTCGTCGAGTCCCTGAAGGAGCTGTCCTTCCAGCTCTCCGGCACCCAGCTCGGCATCACCATCACCTCCCTCGTCGTCGGCATGCTCGCCGAACCGGCGCTCGCCCGACTCCTGGACGCTCCCTTCACGGCGATCGGCGTCCCCGACGGTGCCGTCCCCGGCGTCGCGGTCGTCGTCGGCATGCTGCTGGCGTCGGCGGTCCAGATGGTGGTCGGCGAGCTGGTGCCCAAGAACTGGGCGGTGTCCAGGCCCCTCCAGGTCGCCCGCTTCGTCGCCGGCCCCCAGCACGCCTTCGCCCGCCTGTTCCACCCGGTGATCGCCTCCCTGAACGCCGTGGCCAACCGCCTGGTCCGCACGCTCGGCGTCGAACCTGCCGAAGAGCTGGCCTCCGCCCGCACCCCCGACGAACTGGTGTCCCTGGCCCGGCACTCCGCCCGGGCCGGCGCGCTGGAACAGGACACCGCCGACCTGTTCGTCCGTACCCTGTCGCTCGGCGAACTGACCGCGCAGCACGTCATGACCCCACGCGTGAAGGTCAGCGCCCTGCACTCCTCGGCCACCGCCGAGGACGTGGTCAACCTGACCCGCGCCACCGGCCTGTCCCGCTTCCCCGTCTACCGGGAGAAGATCGACGAGATCGTCGGCATGGTCCACCTCAAGGACGCGCTCGCCGTTCCCGCGCACGACCGGCTGCGCACCCCCGCCGGCCGCATCGCCCAGCCGGCGCTGCTGGTCCCCGAGACCCTGCCCGTCCGGCCCCTCCTCACCCGCCTGCGCAGCGAACAGCCCATCGCGGTCGTCGTCGACGAGTACGGCGGCACGGCCGGCGTCGTCACCCTGGAGGACATCGTCGAGGAACTGGTCGGCGAGGTCCGAGACGAGCACGACGGACTGGACGCCCCCGAACTCGCCGCCGCCCCGCCCGAGGACGGCCGGCCCGCCTGGGACGTGGACGGCAGCTGCCGCGTCGACGCCCTGCGCCGCATCGGCCTGGACGCCCCCGAGGGCCCGTACGAGACCGCGGCCGGCCTCGTCGCCGACCTGCTCGGCCGCATCCCGGCCGTCGGCGACCGCGCGGAACTGCCCGGCTGGCGCCTCTGCGTCCGCCGGGTCGGCCACTACCGAGCCGAGCGCATACGACTGGTGCGGACGGCGCCGGTCTCCGTGCCGGAGGCCGCCCGATGA
- a CDS encoding PH domain-containing protein, whose translation MPDTTPDLPVLPVTFRPGRTRAILTVLAVATFASITTVGILLDSLSAGERISFALTALLLAGVLVVLARPHVTADETGVTVVNLTNKRRLAWAEILRVNLRQGDPWAFLDLSDGTSLPALGIQPGIARQRAIQDARALRALVEARSGATPEAPRG comes from the coding sequence ATGCCCGACACCACGCCGGACCTGCCGGTCCTGCCCGTCACCTTCCGGCCGGGCCGCACCCGCGCCATCCTGACCGTCCTCGCCGTCGCCACCTTCGCCTCCATCACGACGGTCGGCATCCTGCTGGACAGCCTCAGCGCGGGAGAGCGGATCAGCTTCGCGCTGACCGCCCTCCTCCTCGCGGGCGTCCTGGTCGTGCTGGCCCGGCCCCACGTCACCGCCGACGAGACGGGCGTCACCGTCGTCAACCTCACCAACAAGCGGCGCCTGGCCTGGGCCGAGATCCTCCGGGTCAACCTCCGGCAGGGCGACCCCTGGGCCTTCCTCGACCTCAGCGACGGCACCAGCCTGCCCGCGCTCGGCATCCAGCCGGGCATCGCCCGGCAGCGCGCCATCCAGGACGCGCGCGCCCTGCGCGCCCTCGTCGAGGCCCGTTCCGGCGCCACCCCCGAGGCACCACGCGGCTGA
- a CDS encoding acyl-CoA dehydrogenase family protein produces MPDRAPQPVDRQLPTDEARDLISLVREIALREIAPSAAEEEDAGRFPREVFALLSESGLLGLPYDTEHGGGDQPYEVYLQVLEELAAARLTVGLGVSVHTLASYALAAHGTKEQQAEHLPAMLGGGLLGAYCLSEPASGSDAASLRTKAVREGDDWIITGTKAWITHGGIADFYTVMARTGEHGPRGITAFLVPGDAEGLSAAVPEKKMGLKGSPTAQVHLDGVRVPEARRIGDEGQGFAIALSALDSGRLGIAACAIGVAQAALDEAVAYAAERRQFGKPIADFQGLRFMLADMATQIEAGRALYLTAARLRDAGLPFAKQAAMAKLHCTDTAMRVTTDAVQILGGYGYTADFPAERYMREAKVLQIVEGTNQIQRMVIARHLAGPEGR; encoded by the coding sequence ATGCCCGACCGCGCCCCGCAGCCGGTGGACCGGCAACTGCCCACGGACGAGGCACGGGACCTGATCTCACTCGTCCGCGAGATCGCGCTCCGTGAGATCGCCCCGAGCGCGGCCGAGGAGGAGGACGCCGGACGCTTCCCGCGCGAGGTCTTCGCCCTGCTCTCCGAGTCCGGCCTGCTCGGCCTGCCCTACGACACCGAGCACGGCGGCGGTGATCAGCCGTACGAGGTGTACCTCCAGGTCCTGGAAGAGCTCGCCGCGGCCCGCCTCACCGTCGGCCTCGGCGTCAGCGTGCACACCCTCGCCTCCTACGCGCTCGCCGCCCACGGCACCAAGGAGCAGCAGGCCGAGCACCTGCCCGCCATGCTCGGCGGCGGGCTGCTGGGCGCCTACTGCCTCTCCGAGCCCGCCTCCGGCTCGGACGCCGCCTCCCTGCGCACCAAGGCGGTGCGGGAGGGCGACGACTGGATCATCACCGGCACCAAGGCGTGGATCACGCACGGTGGCATCGCCGACTTCTACACGGTCATGGCGCGCACGGGGGAGCACGGCCCGCGCGGCATCACCGCCTTCCTGGTCCCCGGCGACGCCGAGGGGCTGAGCGCCGCGGTGCCGGAGAAGAAGATGGGGCTCAAGGGATCGCCCACCGCGCAGGTCCACCTGGACGGCGTGCGGGTCCCCGAGGCCCGGCGGATCGGGGACGAGGGCCAGGGTTTCGCGATCGCCCTGTCCGCGCTCGACTCCGGCCGGCTCGGCATCGCCGCCTGCGCGATCGGCGTGGCGCAGGCGGCGCTCGACGAGGCGGTGGCCTACGCGGCCGAGCGGCGCCAGTTCGGCAAGCCGATCGCCGACTTCCAGGGGTTGCGCTTCATGCTCGCCGACATGGCGACCCAGATCGAGGCCGGCCGCGCGCTGTACCTGACGGCGGCGCGGCTGCGCGACGCCGGACTGCCGTTCGCCAAGCAGGCGGCCATGGCCAAGCTGCACTGCACCGACACGGCGATGCGGGTCACCACCGACGCCGTGCAGATCCTCGGCGGCTACGGCTACACCGCCGACTTCCCGGCCGAGCGCTACATGCGCGAGGCCAAGGTGCTGCAGATCGTCGAGGGCACCAACCAGATCCAGCGGATGGTCATCGCCCGTCATCTCGCGGGTCCCGAGGGACGCTGA
- a CDS encoding SCO1431 family membrane protein: protein MTAHTATAPRVRTGGPKEDGPKILEHVLGWTLVVVLAMLVVQLGLL, encoded by the coding sequence ATGACCGCACACACCGCCACCGCCCCCCGTGTCCGTACCGGCGGCCCCAAGGAAGACGGCCCGAAGATCCTCGAGCACGTCCTGGGCTGGACCCTCGTCGTGGTGCTGGCGATGCTCGTGGTGCAGCTGGGCCTGCTGTGA
- the ribH gene encoding 6,7-dimethyl-8-ribityllumazine synthase — protein MSGKGAPELSVRDVGDLRVAVIASLWHDKVMDGLVDGALRALHELGIDEPTLLRVPGSFELPVVAKVLAGRGYDAIVALGVVIRGGTPHFDYVCQGVTQGLVQVSVETGVPVGFGVLTCDTEEQALDRAGIEGSSEDKGHEAVTAAVATAATLRSVSEPWRQAGRHYA, from the coding sequence GTGAGCGGCAAGGGTGCACCGGAATTGTCCGTACGCGACGTCGGGGACCTCAGGGTCGCCGTCATCGCGTCGCTGTGGCACGACAAGGTGATGGACGGACTGGTCGACGGCGCCCTGCGCGCCCTGCACGAGCTCGGCATCGACGAGCCGACCCTGCTCAGGGTCCCCGGCAGCTTCGAGCTGCCGGTCGTCGCCAAGGTCCTCGCCGGCCGCGGCTACGACGCGATCGTCGCCCTCGGCGTCGTCATCCGCGGCGGCACCCCGCACTTCGACTACGTGTGCCAGGGCGTCACCCAGGGCCTGGTCCAGGTCTCCGTGGAGACCGGCGTCCCCGTCGGCTTCGGCGTCCTCACCTGCGACACCGAGGAGCAGGCCCTCGACCGGGCCGGCATCGAGGGCTCCAGCGAGGACAAGGGCCACGAGGCGGTGACCGCGGCCGTCGCCACGGCGGCCACCCTCCGCTCAGTATCCGAACCGTGGCGTCAGGCCGGCCGGCACTACGCGTAA
- a CDS encoding AAA family ATPase: MDFGTRGPQAPADLAWLRGVDAYTMGAYPQAEEEFRAAVRIDPAMADGWLGLHALRVDTTNALLRMFRHRERFGEQRARHRRTLNSWYWLGWWVQPVLESPRDLLLAHASHWLDGRHVPELDRALAGLPPVDTDAQVRFLHACRAYLVKDWEQLVRHTDPLLGDPLLGIEAGLFSGMARVRLEMYGQAEPLLSAALMRCRSEQPQRKELRYWLARAHEGTGRSAAALPLYRAVHRVDPAFMDTSARLAAIAEGDGYDDAADLAGLAQAGLGPDCLDGPDGLDPLSGADERDVKLSAPEPGPAAPPPSLSGPPVRERTDGTDPSLPTGPTDPALLEEALAELERMVGLEPVKRQVKALSAQLNMARLRAGQGLPVQPPKRHFVFSGPSGTGKTTVARILGRVFYALGLLGGDHLVEAQRADLVGEYLGQTAVKANELIDSALGGVLFVDEAYSLSNSGYGKGDAYGDEALQVLLKRAEDNRDHLVVILAGYPEGMDRLLGANPGLSSRFTTRVDFPSYRPLELTSIGEVLAAENGDVWDEEALDELRSIAGHVVDQGWIDELGNGRFLRTLYEKSCAYRDLRLSVYPGVLSRDDLATLRLPDLMQAYGEVLSGRGPGDPSAL, translated from the coding sequence ATGGACTTCGGCACGCGGGGCCCACAGGCCCCGGCCGACCTCGCCTGGCTGCGCGGCGTGGACGCCTACACCATGGGTGCCTATCCGCAGGCCGAGGAGGAGTTCCGGGCCGCGGTACGCATCGATCCCGCGATGGCCGACGGCTGGCTGGGACTGCACGCGCTGCGCGTCGACACCACCAACGCCCTGCTCAGGATGTTCCGGCACCGCGAGCGCTTCGGCGAGCAGCGCGCCCGCCACCGCCGTACCCTCAACTCCTGGTACTGGCTGGGCTGGTGGGTGCAGCCCGTGCTGGAGAGCCCCCGCGACCTGCTGCTCGCGCACGCCTCCCACTGGCTGGACGGCCGGCATGTCCCGGAGCTGGACCGGGCCCTGGCCGGGCTGCCGCCCGTGGACACCGACGCCCAGGTCCGGTTCCTGCACGCCTGCCGTGCCTACCTGGTCAAGGACTGGGAGCAGCTCGTCCGGCACACCGACCCGCTGCTCGGCGATCCCCTGCTGGGCATCGAGGCCGGTCTGTTCAGCGGCATGGCCCGGGTGCGGCTGGAGATGTACGGGCAGGCCGAGCCGCTGCTGTCGGCGGCCCTGATGCGGTGCCGCAGCGAACAGCCGCAGCGCAAGGAGCTGCGGTACTGGCTGGCGCGGGCGCACGAGGGCACGGGCCGCAGCGCGGCGGCGCTGCCGCTGTACCGGGCCGTGCACCGCGTCGACCCCGCCTTCATGGACACCTCCGCACGGCTGGCCGCCATCGCCGAGGGCGACGGCTACGACGACGCCGCCGACCTCGCGGGACTGGCGCAGGCCGGCCTGGGACCGGACTGCCTGGACGGCCCGGACGGGCTCGACCCCCTCTCCGGCGCCGACGAACGCGACGTCAAGCTGTCCGCCCCCGAGCCCGGCCCGGCCGCTCCGCCGCCCTCGCTGTCCGGACCGCCGGTGCGCGAGAGGACCGACGGGACGGACCCTTCCCTGCCCACCGGTCCCACCGACCCGGCGTTGCTGGAGGAGGCGCTCGCCGAACTGGAGCGCATGGTGGGGCTCGAACCGGTGAAGCGACAGGTCAAGGCCCTGTCCGCCCAACTCAACATGGCGCGGCTGCGGGCCGGTCAGGGGCTGCCGGTCCAGCCGCCCAAGCGCCACTTCGTCTTCTCCGGCCCCTCGGGCACCGGCAAGACCACCGTCGCCCGCATCCTGGGCCGCGTCTTCTACGCCCTCGGCCTGCTCGGCGGCGACCACCTCGTGGAGGCGCAGCGGGCCGACCTCGTCGGCGAGTACCTGGGCCAGACCGCCGTGAAGGCCAACGAGCTGATCGACTCCGCACTCGGCGGTGTCCTCTTCGTGGACGAGGCGTACTCCCTGTCCAACTCCGGGTACGGCAAGGGGGACGCGTACGGCGACGAGGCGCTGCAGGTGCTGCTGAAGCGGGCCGAGGACAACCGGGACCACCTGGTGGTGATCCTGGCCGGCTATCCGGAGGGCATGGACCGGCTGCTGGGCGCCAACCCCGGGCTGTCCTCGCGCTTCACGACGCGGGTCGACTTCCCCTCGTACCGGCCGCTGGAGCTCACCTCGATCGGGGAGGTGCTCGCGGCGGAGAACGGGGACGTGTGGGACGAGGAGGCGCTGGACGAGCTGCGGTCGATCGCCGGGCACGTGGTGGACCAGGGGTGGATCGACGAGTTGGGGAACGGGCGGTTCCTGCGGACGCTGTACGAGAAGAGCTGTGCGTACCGGGATCTGCGGTTGTCGGTGTACCCGGGGGTGTTGAGCCGGGACGATCTGGCGACGCTGCGGTTGCCGGATCTGATGCAGGCGTACGGGGAGGTGCTGTCGGGGAGGGGGCCGGGGGATCCGTCGGCCCTGTGA
- a CDS encoding TetR/AcrR family transcriptional regulator has product MNISQQRADVRPQARGTERSLARRAELIAIGRKLFADTSYDALSMDDIARQAHVAKGLIYYYFRSKRGYYLAIIQDSVADLVTTAAGGTELPQVDRVHRTIDGYLRYAEHHQAAYRTIVSGGVGFDTEVHAIRDGVREAIVVTIAEGAYGRSDVGPLARMGLLAWVCGVEGATLDWIGRPGLPRDTMRDLLVKSLGGTLRAIEELDPAYPAPPAARRD; this is encoded by the coding sequence TTGAATATCAGTCAACAGCGTGCCGACGTCCGTCCACAGGCGCGCGGCACCGAGCGTTCGCTCGCACGCCGCGCCGAACTCATCGCCATCGGGCGGAAGTTGTTCGCCGACACGTCGTACGACGCGCTGTCGATGGACGACATCGCGCGTCAGGCGCATGTCGCCAAGGGACTGATCTACTACTACTTCCGTTCCAAGCGGGGCTACTACCTGGCGATCATCCAGGACTCCGTCGCCGACCTGGTCACCACCGCCGCGGGCGGCACCGAACTGCCGCAGGTGGACCGCGTCCACCGCACCATCGACGGCTACCTGCGCTACGCCGAGCACCACCAGGCCGCCTACCGCACCATCGTCAGCGGCGGGGTCGGCTTCGACACCGAGGTGCACGCCATCCGGGACGGGGTGCGCGAGGCGATCGTCGTCACCATCGCCGAGGGGGCGTACGGCCGCTCGGACGTCGGGCCGCTGGCCCGCATGGGCCTGCTCGCCTGGGTGTGCGGCGTCGAGGGTGCCACCCTGGACTGGATCGGCCGCCCCGGGCTGCCCCGCGACACCATGCGCGACCTGCTCGTGAAGTCGCTCGGCGGCACCCTGCGCGCCATCGAGGAGCTGGATCCCGCCTACCCGGCCCCGCCCGCCGCCCGCCGGGACTGA
- a CDS encoding uridine kinase family protein: MHDLAAQLRRLPPSCGPVRLIGVDGHAGSGKSTFAGLLAAELGGAPVLHLDDIASHDELFDWTGRLLSQVIEPLRRGDTARYTPYDWRARRFDAPRPLPPAPVVLVEGVGAGREALRPHLARLLWMELPRQEAWRRGRARDGAEQRAFWDGWIPAERRHFATDPSRPFAHLLVVRSEEGYEMLPGPAGGACPP; encoded by the coding sequence ATCCACGACCTCGCAGCGCAGCTCCGCCGGCTTCCCCCGTCCTGCGGCCCCGTACGCCTCATCGGCGTCGACGGGCACGCCGGTTCGGGGAAGTCCACGTTCGCCGGACTGCTGGCCGCGGAGCTGGGAGGCGCGCCGGTGCTGCACCTCGACGACATCGCCAGCCACGACGAGCTCTTCGACTGGACCGGACGGCTGCTGAGCCAGGTGATCGAGCCCCTGCGGCGGGGCGACACCGCGCGCTACACCCCCTACGACTGGCGGGCCCGGCGCTTCGACGCGCCCCGGCCCCTGCCGCCGGCCCCGGTGGTGCTGGTGGAGGGTGTGGGCGCGGGGCGCGAGGCGCTGCGCCCGCACCTGGCCCGGCTGCTCTGGATGGAGTTGCCGCGCCAGGAGGCGTGGAGGCGCGGACGGGCGCGCGACGGAGCGGAGCAGCGGGCGTTCTGGGACGGGTGGATCCCGGCGGAGCGCCGGCACTTCGCCACCGACCCGTCACGCCCCTTCGCACACCTTCTGGTGGTGCGGAGCGAGGAGGGGTACGAGATGCTGCCGGGGCCCGCGGGAGGCGCCTGCCCACCCTGA
- a CDS encoding hemolysin family protein, protein MSVLQLLFAALLVLANGFFVGAEFALVSVRRSQIEPLGTARARQVLYGLERLPQMMAAAQFGITVCSLTLGAVAEPTVARLLEPVFEWMHLPHGVIHPLGYVIALAAVVFCHLVIGEMLPKNLAMAAPERTALWLSPGLVAFARLCKPVTFALGACSRGILRLFRVEPKDEVEAVFTSEQLNRLVEDAGQAGLLDPEAQERLEDALELGSRPVTDVLLGRESLVTVGPSATPGQIIGLTARTGYSRFPVAAGPGPFMGYLHVKDVLDAEDPDRAVPQHLWRPMTTLRPDLPLDDALTVMRRAATHLAQVTDASGRVLGLVALEDVLELLVGEVRDPAHREVTLAT, encoded by the coding sequence ATGAGCGTCCTGCAACTCCTCTTCGCCGCGCTGCTCGTGCTCGCCAACGGCTTCTTCGTCGGCGCCGAGTTCGCCCTGGTCTCGGTCCGCCGCAGCCAGATCGAACCGCTCGGCACCGCCCGCGCCCGCCAGGTGCTGTACGGTCTGGAGCGGCTGCCGCAGATGATGGCCGCCGCCCAGTTCGGCATCACGGTCTGCTCACTCACCCTCGGCGCGGTCGCCGAACCGACCGTCGCGCGCCTGCTGGAACCGGTCTTCGAGTGGATGCACCTGCCGCACGGCGTCATCCACCCGCTCGGCTACGTCATCGCGCTGGCCGCCGTGGTCTTCTGCCACCTCGTCATCGGCGAGATGCTTCCGAAGAACCTCGCGATGGCCGCCCCCGAGAGGACCGCGCTGTGGCTGAGCCCCGGCCTCGTCGCCTTCGCCCGTCTCTGCAAGCCGGTCACCTTCGCCCTGGGCGCCTGCTCCCGGGGCATCCTGCGGCTGTTCCGCGTCGAGCCCAAGGACGAGGTCGAGGCCGTCTTCACCAGTGAACAGCTCAACCGGCTGGTGGAGGACGCCGGTCAGGCGGGCCTGCTCGACCCCGAGGCGCAGGAACGCCTGGAGGACGCCCTGGAACTGGGCTCCCGCCCCGTGACGGACGTACTGCTCGGCCGCGAGTCCCTGGTGACGGTCGGCCCGTCGGCCACCCCGGGCCAGATCATCGGGCTCACCGCCCGCACCGGGTACTCACGCTTCCCGGTCGCGGCCGGGCCGGGCCCCTTCATGGGCTACCTCCACGTCAAGGACGTCCTCGACGCCGAGGACCCCGACCGGGCCGTACCGCAGCACCTCTGGCGCCCGATGACGACCCTCCGCCCCGACCTCCCCCTCGACGACGCCCTCACCGTGATGCGCCGCGCCGCCACCCACCTGGCCCAGGTCACGGACGCGTCGGGCAGGGTCCTGGGCCTGGTCGCCCTGGAGGACGTACTGGAACTCCTGGTCGGCGAGGTCCGCGACCCGGCCCACCGGGAGGTGACCCTGGCGACGTGA
- the hisG gene encoding ATP phosphoribosyltransferase: protein MLRIAVPNKGSLSGPAGEMLHEAGYQQRRESKELRIVDPTNEVEFFYLRPRDIAIYVSSGKLDIGITGRDLLIDSGADAEEILPLGFARSTFRFAGKPGTANGVTDLKGRTVATSYEGIVAAHLAEQGVDASVVHLDGAVETAIELGVAEVIADVVETGTSLRNAGLEVFGEPIMKSEAVVIRRSGAEPDETTEPKVQQFLRRLQGVLVARTYVMMDYDCRVEQLEKAVALTPGLESPTVSPLHNEGWVAVRAMVPAKDAQRIMDDLYEIGARAILTTAIHACRL from the coding sequence ATGCTGCGCATCGCCGTCCCCAACAAGGGTTCCCTGTCAGGCCCCGCGGGGGAGATGCTGCATGAGGCCGGCTACCAGCAGCGCCGCGAGTCCAAGGAACTGCGCATCGTCGACCCGACCAACGAGGTCGAGTTCTTCTACCTGCGCCCCCGGGACATCGCGATCTACGTCTCCTCCGGCAAGCTCGACATCGGCATCACCGGCCGCGACCTGCTGATCGACTCCGGCGCCGACGCCGAGGAGATCCTCCCGCTCGGCTTCGCCCGCTCCACCTTCCGCTTCGCCGGCAAGCCGGGCACCGCGAACGGCGTCACCGACCTCAAGGGCCGCACCGTCGCCACCTCCTACGAGGGCATCGTCGCCGCCCACCTGGCCGAACAGGGCGTCGACGCCTCCGTCGTCCACCTCGACGGCGCCGTCGAGACCGCCATCGAGCTGGGCGTCGCCGAGGTCATCGCGGACGTCGTCGAGACCGGGACGTCGCTGCGCAACGCGGGCCTGGAGGTCTTCGGCGAGCCCATCATGAAGTCCGAGGCCGTCGTGATCCGCCGCTCCGGCGCGGAGCCCGACGAGACGACCGAGCCCAAGGTCCAGCAGTTCCTGCGCCGCCTCCAGGGCGTCCTGGTGGCCCGGACGTACGTGATGATGGACTACGACTGCCGCGTGGAGCAGCTGGAGAAGGCCGTCGCCCTCACCCCCGGCCTGGAGTCCCCGACCGTCTCCCCGCTGCACAACGAGGGCTGGGTCGCCGTCCGCGCCATGGTCCCCGCCAAGGACGCCCAGCGGATCATGGACGACCTGTACGAGATCGGCGCCCGGGCCATCCTGACCACGGCCATCCACGCCTGCCGCCTCTGA
- a CDS encoding peptidase C39 family protein, with protein MSRAEQPSRRTVLAAAVAAAVAGGAIPATAAEAAAGEGGGPAGADRTPGRQADYRAWTTFRDWRCGTVRGARPVAGARPGVVIGTPAGTTEHTDPHTGRTAAWEYATWTSPVHRLTVPATEAIASWNAHTPSGTWIQVELKGTYSDGTDTPWYVMGRWTAGDGDQDIRRTSVDGQGDGRSSVWTDTFSVDDASTGLRLASYRLRLTLYRRPGAKATPTVWRLGAMGSDVPDRFTVPASTPGLARELRVPRYSQEIHKGQYPEYDNGGEAWCSPTSSQMIIEYWGGRLTEEQLAWVDPSYADPQVCHAARYTYDYQYAGCGNWPFNAAYAATFEDLQGVVTRLGSLTDLETLIAAGIPAITSQSFLAEELTGAGYGTSGHLMTVVGFTADGDVIANDPASDDNEAVRRVYKRREWENIWLRTKRYNADGRVVSGTGGVCYLYFPAHPSPRQRKALAAVGVR; from the coding sequence ATGAGCAGAGCCGAACAGCCGTCCCGCAGAACCGTCCTGGCCGCCGCGGTCGCCGCCGCGGTGGCCGGCGGCGCGATCCCGGCCACCGCCGCCGAAGCCGCAGCGGGCGAGGGCGGCGGCCCCGCGGGCGCCGACCGTACCCCCGGCCGACAGGCCGACTACCGCGCCTGGACCACGTTCCGGGACTGGCGGTGCGGGACGGTGCGGGGCGCCCGCCCCGTCGCCGGTGCCCGGCCCGGCGTCGTGATCGGGACGCCGGCGGGCACCACCGAGCACACCGACCCGCACACCGGCAGGACCGCGGCCTGGGAGTACGCGACCTGGACCTCGCCGGTCCACCGGCTCACCGTGCCCGCGACCGAGGCCATCGCCTCCTGGAACGCGCACACCCCGTCCGGCACCTGGATCCAGGTCGAGCTGAAGGGGACCTACTCCGACGGCACGGACACGCCCTGGTACGTGATGGGCCGCTGGACTGCGGGCGACGGCGACCAGGACATCCGGCGCACCTCGGTCGACGGCCAGGGCGACGGCCGCAGCAGCGTCTGGACGGACACCTTCTCGGTCGACGACGCCTCCACCGGTCTGCGCCTGGCCTCGTACCGGCTCCGCCTCACCCTGTACCGCCGCCCCGGCGCCAAGGCCACGCCCACCGTCTGGCGGCTCGGTGCGATGGGCTCCGACGTGCCCGACCGCTTCACGGTGCCCGCCTCCACGCCGGGTCTCGCCCGGGAACTGCGCGTCCCGCGCTACTCCCAGGAGATCCACAAGGGCCAGTACCCCGAGTACGACAACGGCGGCGAGGCCTGGTGCAGCCCCACCTCCTCGCAGATGATCATCGAGTACTGGGGCGGCCGGCTCACCGAGGAGCAGCTCGCCTGGGTCGACCCCTCCTACGCCGACCCGCAGGTCTGCCACGCGGCCCGGTACACGTACGACTACCAGTACGCCGGCTGCGGCAACTGGCCCTTCAACGCGGCCTACGCGGCCACCTTCGAGGACCTCCAGGGCGTGGTCACCCGCCTCGGCTCCCTCACCGACCTGGAGACACTGATCGCGGCCGGTATCCCGGCCATCACGTCCCAGTCCTTCCTGGCGGAGGAGTTGACCGGGGCCGGCTACGGCACCTCGGGCCACCTGATGACCGTGGTCGGCTTCACCGCCGACGGCGACGTGATCGCCAACGACCCGGCCTCGGACGACAACGAGGCCGTGCGCCGCGTCTACAAGCGGCGCGAGTGGGAGAACATCTGGCTGCGGACCAAGCGGTACAACGCCGACGGCAGGGTCGTCTCCGGGACCGGCGGCGTCTGCTACCTGTACTTCCCGGCGCATCCCAGCCCGCGTCAGCGCAAGGCCCTCGCGGCGGTGGGCGTGCGCTGA
- a CDS encoding phosphoribosyl-ATP diphosphatase, which translates to MSKKTFEELFTELQHKAANGDPATSRTAELVDKGVHAIGKKVVEEAAEVWMAAEYEGKDAAAEEISQLLYHVQVMMVARGISLDDVYAHL; encoded by the coding sequence ATGTCCAAGAAGACTTTCGAGGAGCTCTTCACCGAGCTCCAGCACAAGGCCGCGAACGGCGACCCCGCCACCTCCCGCACCGCCGAACTGGTGGACAAGGGGGTCCACGCCATCGGCAAGAAGGTCGTCGAGGAGGCCGCCGAGGTCTGGATGGCCGCCGAGTACGAGGGCAAGGACGCGGCGGCCGAGGAGATCTCCCAGCTGCTGTACCACGTCCAGGTGATGATGGTCGCCCGCGGCATCTCCCTGGACGACGTCTACGCCCACCTGTAA